A DNA window from Salarias fasciatus chromosome 23 unlocalized genomic scaffold, fSalaFa1.1 super_scaffold_20, whole genome shotgun sequence contains the following coding sequences:
- the LOC115383793 gene encoding uncharacterized protein LOC115383793 isoform X1 — translation MALNILGKHYRWGHPHQEKTKVINIGAPALDPRPRQTKGTHTPRLKQSDRTAASVHHLNTMTSLSNVSSKYKDLVKTSILISGGCPKIYQLKPKKDNIGTVTRMTVGERSLNRPNKTVLLVGETGSGKSTLINALFNHMMGVTWEDKVWFEIVKEEKTSDQKVSQTSDVIMYQIFGDEGNAPPFSLTIIDTPGFGDTRGTERDTKVSERLLGLFRADDGVHSIHAVGLVLKSSDNRLSDRLLYAFNSVMSLFGKDMEKNIVALVTQSNGLTPKNALDALEGAKIKCAVNKKNQPTHFLFDNLQKTERTEEEEFIVEHVWKISKRGMKQFTAFLDEITPQTLDETVRVLNERVRLTACIKNLQERIYVKELKRREIQQKQEAVRECKEMMRENKKYSGHVEVPYKIKKDLPTGGWGLFKYSGAVCCTSCEENCHYPCSVSWTAGMCEVMKKGRCTVCSGKCPAWSHVKNKWRYVTESKRVPYTNKEMKEEFEKNKLAGDEEENLLETLKDQETKMMEEERPLLDEAYQHVISLQKIALNVDSVSTYVLYDFLIEKMSERGDQEKVQKLKEMKDKADQQTKSGAAYVRNTLKVV, via the exons GTTAAAGCAATCTGACCGAACTGCTGCATCAGTACATCACCTCAACACCATGACATC cctCAGTAACGTCTCATCCAAATATAAAGACCTGGTCAAAACAAGCATCCTGATCTCAGGAGGATGTCCCAAAATCTACCAGTTAAAACCCAAGAAGGACAATATTGGCACTGTGACCAGAATGACTGTTGGAGAGAGAAGCCTGAACAGGCCCAATAAAACCGTCCTGCTGGttggtgaaacaggaagtggaaagtCTACACTGATCAACGCTCTGTTCAACCACATGATGGGAGTGACCTGGGAGGATAAAGTCTGGTTTGAGAtagtgaaagaggagaagacgTCTGATCAGAAAGTGAGTCAGACTTCAGACGTTATTATGTACCAGATCTTTGGTGATGAAGGTAACGCTCCACCCTTCTCTCTGACCATCATTGATACTCCTGGATTTGGAGACACCAGAGGGACTGAACGTGACACCAAGGTCAGTGAAAGACTGCTGGGCCTGTTTCGAGCAGACGACGGCGTGCACAGCATTCATGCTGTGGGTCTGGTGTTGAAGTCAAGTGACAATCGTCTGAGTGATCGACTGTTGTACGCCTTCAACTCAGTGATGTCTCTGTTTGGAAAAGACATGGAGAAAAACATTGTGGCTCTGGTGACTCAGTCAAATGGACTCACACCTAAAAACGCTCTTGATGCTCTTGAAGGAGCCAAAATCAAATGTGCAGTTAACAAGAAGAACCAGcccactcacttcctgtttgacaacctgcagaaaacagagagaacagaggaagaagaattCATTGTGGAGCATGTATGGAAAATCTCCAAGAGAGGGATGAAGCAGTTCACTGCCTTCTTAGATGAAATAACTCCTCAGACACTGGATGAAACTGTCAGAGTCCTGAATGAACGTGTTCGTCTGACAGCCTGCATCAAAAACCTGCAGGAGAGGATCTATGTGAAAGagctgaagagaagagagatccagcagaaacaggaagctgtgAGAGAATGTAAAGAAATGATGAGAGAGAATAAGAAATACAGCGGTCATGTAGAGGTGccatacaaaataaaaaaagacttacCTACTGGAGGCTGGGGCCTCTTCAAGTATTCAGGAGCTGTCtgctgcacttcctgtgagGAGAACTGTCACTATCCATGCTCTGTGTCCTGGACTGCAGGAATGTGTGAGGTGATGAAAAAAGGCCGCTGTACTGTTTGCAGTGGGAAGTGTCCTGCATGGTCTCATGTCAAAAACAAATGGAGATATGTCACTGAGTCAAAGAGAGTTCCATATACTAACAAAGAGATGAAAGAGGAGTTTGAGAAGAACAAGTTGGCcggagatgaagaagaaaacctaCTGGAGACGTTAAAAGACCAGGAGACgaagatgatggaggaggagaggccaCTGCTGGATGAAGCCTACCAACATGTGATCAGTCTGCAGAAGATCGCCCTCAACGTCGACTCAGTGTCCACCTACGTCCTCTATGACTTCCTGATTGAGAAAATGTCAGAgagaggagaccaggagaaggTCCAGAAGCTGAAGGAGATGAAAGATAAAGCGGACCAACAAACCAAGTCAGGAGCAGCTTATGTGCGCAATACACTCAAGGTAGTTTAA
- the LOC115383793 gene encoding uncharacterized protein LOC115383793 isoform X2 codes for MTTKQIINSAVQLRVFQCLSNVSSKYKDLVKTSILISGGCPKIYQLKPKKDNIGTVTRMTVGERSLNRPNKTVLLVGETGSGKSTLINALFNHMMGVTWEDKVWFEIVKEEKTSDQKVSQTSDVIMYQIFGDEGNAPPFSLTIIDTPGFGDTRGTERDTKVSERLLGLFRADDGVHSIHAVGLVLKSSDNRLSDRLLYAFNSVMSLFGKDMEKNIVALVTQSNGLTPKNALDALEGAKIKCAVNKKNQPTHFLFDNLQKTERTEEEEFIVEHVWKISKRGMKQFTAFLDEITPQTLDETVRVLNERVRLTACIKNLQERIYVKELKRREIQQKQEAVRECKEMMRENKKYSGHVEVPYKIKKDLPTGGWGLFKYSGAVCCTSCEENCHYPCSVSWTAGMCEVMKKGRCTVCSGKCPAWSHVKNKWRYVTESKRVPYTNKEMKEEFEKNKLAGDEEENLLETLKDQETKMMEEERPLLDEAYQHVISLQKIALNVDSVSTYVLYDFLIEKMSERGDQEKVQKLKEMKDKADQQTKSGAAYVRNTLKVV; via the exons ATGACTACGAAGCAGATTATCAACTCAGCAGTTCAACTCAGGGTTTTCCAGTG cctCAGTAACGTCTCATCCAAATATAAAGACCTGGTCAAAACAAGCATCCTGATCTCAGGAGGATGTCCCAAAATCTACCAGTTAAAACCCAAGAAGGACAATATTGGCACTGTGACCAGAATGACTGTTGGAGAGAGAAGCCTGAACAGGCCCAATAAAACCGTCCTGCTGGttggtgaaacaggaagtggaaagtCTACACTGATCAACGCTCTGTTCAACCACATGATGGGAGTGACCTGGGAGGATAAAGTCTGGTTTGAGAtagtgaaagaggagaagacgTCTGATCAGAAAGTGAGTCAGACTTCAGACGTTATTATGTACCAGATCTTTGGTGATGAAGGTAACGCTCCACCCTTCTCTCTGACCATCATTGATACTCCTGGATTTGGAGACACCAGAGGGACTGAACGTGACACCAAGGTCAGTGAAAGACTGCTGGGCCTGTTTCGAGCAGACGACGGCGTGCACAGCATTCATGCTGTGGGTCTGGTGTTGAAGTCAAGTGACAATCGTCTGAGTGATCGACTGTTGTACGCCTTCAACTCAGTGATGTCTCTGTTTGGAAAAGACATGGAGAAAAACATTGTGGCTCTGGTGACTCAGTCAAATGGACTCACACCTAAAAACGCTCTTGATGCTCTTGAAGGAGCCAAAATCAAATGTGCAGTTAACAAGAAGAACCAGcccactcacttcctgtttgacaacctgcagaaaacagagagaacagaggaagaagaattCATTGTGGAGCATGTATGGAAAATCTCCAAGAGAGGGATGAAGCAGTTCACTGCCTTCTTAGATGAAATAACTCCTCAGACACTGGATGAAACTGTCAGAGTCCTGAATGAACGTGTTCGTCTGACAGCCTGCATCAAAAACCTGCAGGAGAGGATCTATGTGAAAGagctgaagagaagagagatccagcagaaacaggaagctgtgAGAGAATGTAAAGAAATGATGAGAGAGAATAAGAAATACAGCGGTCATGTAGAGGTGccatacaaaataaaaaaagacttacCTACTGGAGGCTGGGGCCTCTTCAAGTATTCAGGAGCTGTCtgctgcacttcctgtgagGAGAACTGTCACTATCCATGCTCTGTGTCCTGGACTGCAGGAATGTGTGAGGTGATGAAAAAAGGCCGCTGTACTGTTTGCAGTGGGAAGTGTCCTGCATGGTCTCATGTCAAAAACAAATGGAGATATGTCACTGAGTCAAAGAGAGTTCCATATACTAACAAAGAGATGAAAGAGGAGTTTGAGAAGAACAAGTTGGCcggagatgaagaagaaaacctaCTGGAGACGTTAAAAGACCAGGAGACgaagatgatggaggaggagaggccaCTGCTGGATGAAGCCTACCAACATGTGATCAGTCTGCAGAAGATCGCCCTCAACGTCGACTCAGTGTCCACCTACGTCCTCTATGACTTCCTGATTGAGAAAATGTCAGAgagaggagaccaggagaaggTCCAGAAGCTGAAGGAGATGAAAGATAAAGCGGACCAACAAACCAAGTCAGGAGCAGCTTATGTGCGCAATACACTCAAGGTAGTTTAA